In Gordonia iterans, the following proteins share a genomic window:
- a CDS encoding carbohydrate ABC transporter permease, whose amino-acid sequence MSSTVNRRVGWSVVNLLVVLYAIIPLWWIISLSFKPPGSVTDGNFIPRQWTLDNYKSIFETSMFTSALINSIGVGLLTTLVAVVLGTMAAYAVARLEFRGKKLLVGVALLIAMFPQISLVTPLFNIERRLGIFDTWVGLIIPYTAFALPLAIYTLSAFFREIPWDLEKAAMMDGATQAQAFRRVIVPLAAPGVVTAAILVFIFAWNDLLLALSLTSTERAVTAPVAISQFTGASQFEEPTGSIAAAAVVITIPIIIFVLFFQRRIVAGLTSGAVKG is encoded by the coding sequence ATGAGCAGCACGGTCAATCGCCGCGTCGGGTGGTCCGTCGTCAACCTGCTGGTGGTGCTGTACGCGATCATCCCGCTGTGGTGGATCATCAGCCTCTCGTTCAAGCCGCCCGGCAGCGTCACCGACGGGAACTTCATTCCCCGGCAGTGGACGCTGGACAACTACAAGTCCATCTTCGAGACCAGCATGTTCACCTCCGCGCTGATCAACTCGATCGGCGTCGGGCTGCTCACCACGCTGGTCGCGGTGGTGCTGGGCACCATGGCCGCGTACGCGGTGGCCCGGTTGGAGTTCCGCGGAAAGAAGCTGCTCGTCGGCGTCGCGCTGCTGATCGCGATGTTCCCGCAGATCTCACTGGTCACGCCGCTGTTCAACATCGAGCGCCGGCTGGGCATCTTCGACACCTGGGTCGGCCTGATCATCCCCTACACCGCCTTCGCACTTCCACTGGCGATCTACACCCTCTCGGCGTTCTTCCGGGAGATCCCGTGGGATCTGGAGAAGGCCGCCATGATGGACGGCGCGACGCAGGCGCAGGCATTCCGCCGGGTGATCGTGCCGCTGGCCGCGCCGGGAGTGGTGACCGCCGCGATCCTGGTGTTCATCTTCGCCTGGAACGATCTGCTCCTGGCGCTCTCGCTGACTTCGACCGAACGCGCCGTCACGGCCCCGGTCGCGATCAGCCAGTTCACCGGTGCCAGTCAGTTCGAGGAACCCACCGGGTCGATCGCCGCGGCCGCCGTGGTGATCACCATTCCGATCATCATCTTCGTGCTCTTCTTCCAACGTCGTATCGTGGCCGGTTTGACCTCCGGCGCGGTGAAGGGATAA